One Eleginops maclovinus isolate JMC-PN-2008 ecotype Puerto Natales chromosome 22, JC_Emac_rtc_rv5, whole genome shotgun sequence DNA segment encodes these proteins:
- the LOC134858339 gene encoding myb/SANT-like DNA-binding domain-containing protein 4: MARSPYFTEEECEIIMRSYEEYKPTLAAKSNTAAANKARLGCWQQITDRVNSGTSSAKRTWQQVKMKYKNIIQNANKKKVEIRRTGGGRAPDSFTLAEELALANNSGRVMMDGVAGVQSNPGAAEMSTLYVQVEGGNITTLQPPGCIHPLTQDDDDDDDDDETLTAPSDTHMQEDLEELSPPEASLPGTSQSDKATVDNVRSLYKKVLELDRTKKRLEIRKLELEIEKLEHEKKVLSYHSINI; encoded by the exons ATGGCGCGCTCTCCctatttcacagaagaggaatgcgagatcataatgaggagttatgaagagtataaaccgaccctggctgctaaatccaacaccgCGGCAGCAAACAAGGCGCGACTGGGGTGTTGGCAGCAAATTACAGACCGCGTAAATTc AGGTACCAGCAGCGCCAAACGGACCTGGCAGCAGGTGAagatgaagtacaaaaacatcattcagaatg ccaacaagaagaaggtagaaataaggcgcacaggaggagggagggcaccaGACTCCTTTACTCTTGCTGAAGAGTTGGCCCTAGCCAACAACAGTGGCAGGGTGATGATGGATGGGGTGGCAGGGGTACAGTCTAACCCTGGggcagctgaaatgtccaccctctatGTGCAAG TCgagggtggaaacatcacaacCCTGCAGCCACCAGGATGCATTCATCCTCTGACACAG gatgatgatgatgatgatgatgatgacgagacCCTCACAGCcccctccgacacacacatgcag gaggacttggaggagctttcccctcctgaagcctccctcccagggacctcacagtcagacaaa GCCACAGTGGACAATGTCCGCAGTTTATACAAGAAAGTGCTGGAGCTAGACCGCACAAAGAAGAGGCTGGAGATCAGAAAGCTGGAATTAGAAATTGAAAAGCTGGAACATGAGAAGAAGGTATTGTCTTA